ACCACCAGCGCACGTCCGCGCGGATCAGCCGGACGTTCACCCGCGTCAGCACAAACGTGATCATGAACGCCACGAAGAAACCGAACAGCGGCAGCCGGCCGGTCGCCACGATGCGTTCGTCGAACATCTCGCTCATCTGCCCCCCGCCTCCTCAATGATGCACCGTGACATGCGCCGATATCGTGTGACCCTGCCGACGATCAGGGGGAGAACCGCCATGAGCCGCACCGTGGACCGCTGCGATCCCGGATACCGGGCCTGGATCGCCGAGGCGATCCGGCTCGTGGACGCCGACGCCAACCGCAGCGCCGACACGCACCTGCACGTGTTCCCGCTGCCGCCGGAGTGGGGCATCGACCTCTACCTGAAGGACGAGTCCGTCCACCCCACGGGTTCGCTGAAGCACCGGCTCGCGCGGTCGCTGTTCCTGTACGGGCTGGCCAACGGGTGGATCCGCCGGGACACGACGATCATCGAGGCGTCCAGTGGGTCGACGGCGGTGTCGGAGGCGTACTTCGCGCGGCTGCTCGGCCTGCCGTTCGTCGCGGTCATGCCGGCCTCCACCAGCCCGGAGAAGATCCAGCTCATCGAGTTCCACGGGGGCCGCTGCCACCTGGTGGCCGACCCGTCGGCGATCTACGCGGAGTCGCGGCGGCTGGCGGCCGAGTGCGGCGGCCACTTCATGGACCAGTTCACCTTCGCCGAGCGGGCCACGGACTGGCGCGGCAACAACAACATCGCCGAGTCGATCTTCGATCAGATGCGGCTGGAGCGGTTCCCCGAGCCGTCGTGGATCGTGGTCGGCGCGGGCACCGGCGGGACGTCCGCGACGATCGGCCGGTACGCCCGCTACCAGCGGTTCCAGACGCGGCTCGCGGTCGTCGACCCCGAGGGGTCGGCGTTCCACGGCTCGTTCGCCGACGGGGACCCCGAGCGCACCGCGGCGGGCTCGCGGATCGAGGGCATCGGCCGCCCCCGCGTCGAGCCGTCCTTCCTGCCCACGGTGATCGACCGGATGATCCGGGTGCCGGACGCGGCGTCCATCGCGGCGATGCGCTGGACGAGCGAGGTCAGCGGCCGGAGCGTGGGCGGCTCGACCGGCACGAACATGTGGGGCGCGGCCGAGCTGATCGCGCAGATGCGGGCCCGCGGGGAGCGCGGCAGCGTCGTCACGCTCATCTGCGACGGCGCCGAGCGCTACGCGGGCACCTACGGGTCGGACGCGTGGCTGGCGGGGCAGGGCCTCGACATCGCCCCCTACCTGGCCGCGCTGAACGGCTTCCTGAAGACCGGCACGATGCCGGACGTCACCCGGTGACGCGGATCGGGTTGAACAGGTCGGCGTAGATCAGCAGGCCGCCCATGACGATCAGGATGACCGCCATCACGTACGTCACCGGGAGCGCCTTGGCCACGTCCACGTAACCGGGGTCGGGCCTGCGGAAGATCCGGGCGAACGCCTTCTTGACCGCCTCCAGGAGCGCGCCGGCGATGTGCCCGCCGTCCAGCGGCAGCAGCGGGATGAGGTTGAACAGCCCGACCGCGAGGTTCAGGGAGCCGAGCAGCATCACGAAGAAGGAGACCTTCTGCGTGCCGGTGAAGTCGTCGGACGCGGCGACCTCGCCGCCGATCCGGCTGACGCCGACGACGCCGATCGGCCCGTTCGGGTCGCGCTCGTGGCCGCCGAAGGCCGCGTTCCACACGCCGACCATCTTCTGCGGCATCCGCACCAGGGCGCCGGCGGTGCGCGCGGTCAGGTCGCCCATCGTGGTCGCGACCGCGCCCGGCCCCTGCCGTTCGATCCCGCTGGACGGCGTGATGCCGAGGAACCCGACGTTGACGACCTTGTCCTCGTCCTTGAGGTCGTACATCTGGTTGCGGG
The sequence above is a segment of the Actinomadura coerulea genome. Coding sequences within it:
- a CDS encoding PLP-dependent cysteine synthase family protein; its protein translation is MSRTVDRCDPGYRAWIAEAIRLVDADANRSADTHLHVFPLPPEWGIDLYLKDESVHPTGSLKHRLARSLFLYGLANGWIRRDTTIIEASSGSTAVSEAYFARLLGLPFVAVMPASTSPEKIQLIEFHGGRCHLVADPSAIYAESRRLAAECGGHFMDQFTFAERATDWRGNNNIAESIFDQMRLERFPEPSWIVVGAGTGGTSATIGRYARYQRFQTRLAVVDPEGSAFHGSFADGDPERTAAGSRIEGIGRPRVEPSFLPTVIDRMIRVPDAASIAAMRWTSEVSGRSVGGSTGTNMWGAAELIAQMRARGERGSVVTLICDGAERYAGTYGSDAWLAGQGLDIAPYLAALNGFLKTGTMPDVTR